In Gemmatimonas sp., a single genomic region encodes these proteins:
- a CDS encoding sigma-54 dependent transcriptional regulator: protein MPSVLIVDDEPNIRRMVGALLSAEGYDVRDAADGATGLALAEANEPDVALVDLMMPGDLDGLALLQKLRERRPDMPVVMMSGRAALTDAVRATKLGAFTFLEKPLTPEGVLLALASAFELRQARRAAAALREDLGISGEMVGESPVMHDVRALIARVGPTDARVLITGESGTGKELVAAALHLASPRRDRPFIRVNCAAIPRDLVESEMFGHERGAFTGATDRRLGRFELAHTGTLFLDEVGDLGAEAQAKLLRAIEAREIERVGGGKPIKIDVRILAATNKDLARAVADGSFREDLFFRLNVIPIQLPPLRDRPGDLPALVRHFSARHRTRTGRPLVQWHDDALGALSSYRWPGNVRELANIVERLAILHAGSVVGRGEVLQVLPTVAADPFSVPASQNAERAGETLPILPLSDALDAYERRLISAALAQSDGNVAEAARRLQTDRPNLYRRMRRLGLASAGE, encoded by the coding sequence ATGCCCAGTGTCCTGATCGTCGACGACGAACCGAACATCCGACGGATGGTCGGCGCCCTGCTGAGCGCCGAGGGATACGACGTGCGCGATGCCGCCGACGGGGCCACCGGGCTCGCCCTCGCGGAAGCGAACGAGCCGGACGTCGCGCTGGTCGATCTCATGATGCCGGGCGACCTCGATGGACTGGCGCTCCTGCAGAAACTGCGGGAACGTCGCCCCGACATGCCCGTCGTCATGATGAGCGGTCGCGCCGCACTCACCGATGCGGTGCGGGCTACCAAGCTTGGCGCCTTCACCTTTCTCGAGAAGCCACTCACCCCCGAGGGGGTGCTGCTGGCCCTCGCGTCGGCCTTCGAGCTGCGTCAGGCGCGTCGCGCCGCTGCGGCCCTACGGGAAGATCTCGGCATCTCGGGCGAGATGGTCGGGGAGTCACCGGTGATGCATGACGTGCGCGCACTCATCGCGCGCGTGGGTCCGACCGACGCGCGTGTGCTTATTACGGGCGAATCGGGCACAGGCAAGGAACTCGTGGCCGCAGCGCTGCACCTGGCCAGTCCGCGACGCGATCGCCCGTTCATACGCGTGAACTGCGCAGCCATTCCACGCGATCTTGTGGAAAGCGAGATGTTCGGCCACGAGCGGGGCGCGTTCACTGGCGCCACCGATCGACGCCTCGGCCGCTTCGAGCTCGCCCACACCGGCACGCTGTTCCTTGATGAAGTCGGCGACCTCGGTGCCGAAGCACAAGCGAAGCTGTTGCGCGCCATCGAAGCGCGCGAAATCGAACGCGTGGGCGGGGGCAAGCCGATCAAGATCGATGTGCGCATTCTGGCCGCGACCAACAAGGACTTGGCGCGCGCCGTGGCCGACGGCAGCTTCCGCGAGGATCTGTTCTTTCGACTGAACGTGATCCCGATTCAGCTGCCGCCGCTGCGCGACCGGCCGGGTGATCTGCCGGCACTCGTGCGACATTTTTCGGCGCGACATCGCACGCGCACTGGACGTCCACTCGTGCAATGGCACGACGACGCCCTCGGTGCGCTGAGTAGTTATCGGTGGCCCGGCAATGTGCGCGAGCTTGCCAACATCGTCGAGCGGCTGGCGATCTTGCACGCCGGCAGCGTGGTGGGGCGTGGGGAAGTGTTGCAGGTGCTGCCCACCGTGGCCGCAGACCCCTTCAGTGTGCCCGCGAGCCAGAATGCAGAGCGGGCGGGCGAGACGCTGCCGATCCTACCACTGAGCGATGCCCTCGATGCCTATGAACGCCGACTCATTTCGGCGGCGCTGGCGCAGAGTGATGGGAACGTGGCCGAGGCCGCGCGACGCTTGCAAACCGATCGGCCCAATCTGTATCGACGCATGCGCCGACTGGGCCTGGCATCGGCCGGCGAGTGA
- a CDS encoding BamA/TamA family outer membrane protein, producing MKTAMTPRGQARMVLAMLGVMWTALPCATASAQRDRDGDPERARRLGGVPREVALEVTAVWNDPATRRVRGDFALAPTDTVRGDLAVLGGRARLAGVVTGQVVVLNGDAALVDGARIERSLTIIGGAFDSPERPNVGGEIRVWSAAYRYHEVGDTLVADLDFFSRWSSWMRDDERSSGRTRSDLLVTTAHTYNRVEGLPIYVGPRVRARSGDTRVRAEVFGIFRTGDALTWKRENLGHRVLFEVRQGNSAGVAIGGRLFDEVDAVEKWQLTDTEVGLNAFLFTRDYRDYWQRHGGQGYVSLFAGRGSEVKASYGEERWRSRRARNVLSIVNDKVPWRVNPLAEDGVMKLLTVSATFDTRNSPKDPRAGWYLRGEYERGDGDLARYISLDPVPALGNDVVYSRALLDLRRYNRLGPNGSLNMRAVLGGWVSGDPLPAQRRFSVSGIDALPGFDFRRQLSDTDVGTCATGDEQAYAALGRPALCDRMALLQIEWKGDFRVNLFGDDDDLGDRRWVFGRVKADGAWVVFANSGRGWLVGPRDSDNLVYPKGGVPDIKSWRTDLGGGFDFGNFGVYVAQAVSESGLSPNVYMRLSRRF from the coding sequence ATGAAGACAGCCATGACCCCACGTGGTCAGGCCAGAATGGTCCTCGCGATGCTCGGTGTGATGTGGACGGCGTTGCCGTGCGCAACGGCGTCGGCCCAGCGGGATCGCGACGGGGACCCAGAACGCGCACGGCGGCTGGGCGGCGTTCCGCGCGAGGTGGCGCTCGAGGTCACGGCGGTATGGAACGACCCGGCGACCCGGCGCGTGCGCGGTGACTTCGCGTTGGCGCCAACGGATACCGTGCGCGGCGATCTCGCCGTCCTTGGCGGCCGCGCACGGTTGGCCGGCGTAGTGACCGGCCAAGTCGTCGTGCTCAACGGCGACGCCGCGCTGGTGGATGGCGCGCGGATCGAGCGCTCGCTCACGATAATCGGCGGCGCGTTCGACTCACCCGAGCGCCCGAATGTGGGCGGCGAAATTCGCGTGTGGAGCGCGGCGTATCGCTACCACGAGGTGGGTGACACGCTGGTGGCCGATCTCGATTTCTTCTCCCGCTGGTCCAGCTGGATGCGGGACGACGAACGCAGCAGCGGCCGGACACGGAGCGACCTGCTGGTCACGACGGCGCACACGTACAACCGCGTGGAAGGGCTGCCGATTTACGTGGGTCCGCGCGTTCGCGCCCGCAGCGGCGACACGCGCGTACGTGCTGAGGTGTTCGGCATCTTCCGTACGGGCGATGCGCTGACGTGGAAGCGCGAGAACCTTGGCCACCGCGTGCTGTTCGAAGTGCGCCAGGGCAATAGTGCCGGCGTGGCGATTGGCGGCCGCTTGTTCGACGAAGTGGACGCCGTCGAGAAGTGGCAGCTCACCGACACCGAAGTCGGACTCAATGCCTTTCTGTTCACGCGCGACTACCGCGATTACTGGCAGCGTCATGGCGGTCAGGGTTACGTGAGCCTGTTTGCCGGGCGAGGGTCGGAGGTGAAGGCGTCGTACGGCGAAGAGCGCTGGAGGTCACGGCGGGCGCGCAACGTACTGTCGATCGTGAACGACAAGGTGCCGTGGCGAGTGAATCCGCTAGCCGAGGACGGCGTGATGAAGCTGCTGACCGTGTCGGCCACGTTCGATACGCGGAACAGTCCGAAGGATCCGCGCGCCGGCTGGTATCTGCGCGGCGAATATGAGCGCGGGGATGGCGATCTGGCGCGGTACATCTCCCTCGACCCGGTGCCGGCGCTGGGCAATGACGTCGTGTATTCCCGTGCCCTGCTCGACCTGCGCCGCTACAACCGCCTCGGCCCCAACGGCTCACTGAACATGCGCGCCGTGCTGGGCGGGTGGGTCAGCGGCGACCCGCTGCCGGCGCAGCGCCGGTTCTCGGTGAGCGGCATCGATGCACTGCCGGGCTTCGACTTCCGTCGTCAGCTCAGCGACACCGACGTCGGCACCTGCGCCACGGGAGACGAACAGGCGTACGCGGCACTCGGCCGACCGGCGCTGTGCGATCGCATGGCGTTGCTGCAGATCGAGTGGAAGGGGGACTTCCGGGTGAATCTGTTTGGCGACGACGACGATCTTGGTGATCGGCGCTGGGTGTTCGGTCGCGTGAAGGCCGACGGCGCTTGGGTGGTGTTCGCGAACTCGGGGCGCGGGTGGCTGGTCGGTCCGCGCGACAGCGACAACCTGGTTTACCCAAAGGGCGGCGTGCCCGACATCAAGTCGTGGCGCACCGATCTGGGCGGCGGCTTTGATTTCGGGAACTTCGGCGTGTATGTGGCGCAGGCGGTCTCGGAGAGCGGCCTGTCTCCGAATGTCTACATGCGGCTCAGTCGCCGCTTCTGA
- a CDS encoding HNH endonuclease, translated as MIAGCLALNASYEPLTMVPLRRALRLVIDGKAEIVEADTGMPVRSERQAFPRPAVIRLTRFVHVPRRFRRQVTNTFLFARDDYQCQYCGRRSTELKPRESLTRDHLIPISRGGSNEWTNVVTACSGCNTKKANRMPSEIGMTPLHAPSEPHFVHLSWAVRRLTPIQAQYIKVFYGEETLRELEKIEGAVVTA; from the coding sequence GTGATCGCCGGATGTCTCGCACTGAATGCGTCGTATGAACCCCTGACCATGGTGCCGCTTCGGCGAGCGCTACGGCTGGTGATCGACGGCAAGGCGGAAATCGTCGAGGCCGACACGGGCATGCCCGTGCGTTCGGAACGACAAGCATTTCCGCGCCCGGCGGTCATCCGCCTGACCCGATTCGTGCACGTGCCGCGACGATTCCGTCGCCAGGTCACGAACACGTTCCTGTTCGCCCGTGACGACTATCAGTGTCAGTATTGCGGGCGTCGCTCTACTGAGCTCAAGCCGCGGGAGTCGCTCACGCGCGATCACCTGATCCCGATCTCGCGCGGTGGCTCGAACGAGTGGACGAACGTGGTGACGGCCTGCAGTGGCTGCAACACGAAAAAGGCGAATCGTATGCCCTCCGAAATCGGCATGACGCCGCTCCACGCCCCGTCCGAGCCGCACTTCGTGCATCTCAGCTGGGCGGTGCGGCGACTGACGCCCATTCAGGCGCAGTACATCAAAGTGTTCTACGGCGAGGAGACGCTGCGCGAACTCGAGAAGATCGAGGGCGCCGTCGTCACGGCCTAA